The sequence below is a genomic window from Leucoraja erinacea ecotype New England chromosome 10, Leri_hhj_1, whole genome shotgun sequence.
CGCTGATTTAATCAAACACATTTCAGAAAGCATACCTTCTCAAAGAATTGCGTGACATTTCTGAGATGAATGCCGATTGGTTCCATACTACTTGGCATATAACCAAAACCAGATTTGCCACACCAGGAGATTGTGGAGTAGATGGATTTTTCCTTCAACAACCCATTCCCTAACTCTAAACATTGTCAGCAGATGTTGATCACGTTTAGAGGCCCCTTAAGTAACTTCTGTGCGCAATGCTGATATCCTGTTTTGGCTAAAATAAAACATGGTGGTGTTGACGTTTTTGCTGCTCGCCTTTATAATGTTGCTGGTGACATGTAGGGAGTAACTGCAATTGTAGGCAATTGGATTTTAAGCTGTTTTGCTATTCAGCAAGATAATAATTGCTACCACAATGTTTTCTTCTGCACTATCCttgcatcccttgattccattaaggtTCCAAAATCAGTTGACCACTGAATGAACTCAGTTACTCAGTCTCTACAGCCCCCTTGGgtgaagaattccaaagattcactaccaTCCGAATAAAGACAATTCTCCTCATCTTAGTCTGCAATGGTCCATCCCATATCCTGAGACCGTGAGCTTTGATTCCAAACTCCTCAATTTGGGAAACAGTCAGTTTGTTGAGCTCTGAAATCTCCCCTCATATATACTCTAGAGAATATAGACATGGCCGACTTGAACTCTCCGCATGGAGCAAACACGTTATTCCTGGATCCAATCCAGCGATTGCATGGTCAAATATTGGTGTTCCATGATTTGTTTTTGACTGGatttatggtttaaaaaaaagaggcCTATCAATGCAtctttagtcttagtttagtttaatatctcTGTCTTCTCAGATTGAAAACTGAGGAAAAGCCCAAGCTATTTGGAGTAACTTTGAACATCTTTGGGCAATCAAAGGATGGTGTTGCCTTTCAAATATTTGTGGCAAATGCACTTTGTTTAACTACAGGATTAAAAAGAGATGGTTAGGTTGTTTGAATCATATCTGCTCAAAAAAAggaattgctggaagaactctggtcaagcagcatctatggaaaaataTATCAATTAGTGATTGATGTCAGTGCTCTTCCTCAGAACTGGAGGAAGAATAGAGGCTTTCAGTTTTCAAAGCAAAGTTGAGTGAGGAATAAGGCAAAGTACTACATAGAAATAAGACAGATCAGTTAATAAAGAGCAGAAGTACTTACCAGTGACAAGACATTTTAAAGAAATACAGGATGAGAAAGGTTCAGGaacaggatgtgtaggaatgaactgcagatgctggtttgaaaccgaagatagacacaaaaagctggagtaacgcaacggaacaggcagcatctaaagagaaggaatgggtgacgtttaggatcgagaaccttcttcatgaGCAGGATAATGGGAAAAGATTAAAGTGTGGTCTACCTGAAATTTTTTATCTCGTGAGTTTTCAAAATGCTTAGACAGAAGCTAAGCTGTTGTTCAAGTTGCACCGGGCCTTGCAATGACAGTGAGGATGCCACCGACAGATGGGTCAGAATGGGAGCGGGGCTGGAAATTGAGGCATACAGCTGGAAGCTGGGGGTCGGCCCTGTGGATTGAGTGTCTGCTTCTGCTTTCTCCAATGTTGAGGAAGTCACACTGTTAAACACCAAATGCAGTTTTTCATACATCTGCTCCTTAGCCTGAGAATGGTGTCTCTGAAAATACGTGTTCGTTCTACATGATGGATCAGAATCTAAAATATTGATGTGCAGATTTGGAGGTTGCACAGGGGCGCAGTTGCCTCACAATTCCaacgatctgggttcaatcctgatatcCAATGCTTCCTCTGTTGGTTTTGCACATGCGCAGCTCCCTACATGTGGGTTTCCGCCAGGTGCTCCATTTTTTAACTGAATCTCATGGACTTGCtggcaggttaattgaccactaaattgtctcaagtgtgtagttgagtgatagaatctggcaGGAGTTGAGTATAATGTGGGCGAATcaagtgggattaatgtagatggtggaccagaggatttgtttctatgttgtttgtCTCTGACTCCTAAAAGCATATTACTGTAGaaactggagatactcagcagggcaGTTTAGAATAAACATTTCAAGTGATAAATTTTATTTAATCATTGCCCTGGATTATttaaatgtttctctttccacagatgttgcataAACTCATTAGCATTTCCAGGAACGTGTCACTAACATATAATTATCTTTTAATGAAACCAGAAGAAATTGGTAGGCTATTCTGGCTAAGTGCGCAGAATAAATGGCATCTATTGGGTTTGCCTTTTTAAGAGAAAAATTCTGAAATAGGTCAACTGAACCAAATGTTCCACTCCGAATCTGTCTGTAAAAGTTACTTGAACTGGGCTTTATGTCAAATTTTACAGAGTAAAATTGACAAACAGGATAATTGGAGTCTTCTACATTTaaatttttcaattttaaaataagtttTTCTTTATCTAATCCAAATTTTAGGAACGTGCAAGGGATCGTGATGGGATTGCAGCGATCATTACTCATCATTCTTGTGGGGGCAGCAATCACTCTGGCAGCAGCAAACAATGACACCAGAATCTGTCAGGTGGCTCCTCACTGGGAGATTGGAAACCAAAGTCCAATGGAGCAGCTGTCTGGGCAACTGGTTGTGGTGGCCCTTCTCAAAGCAAGCTGACAGTTCTGCCTAACGCAGGCTGCTAAGTAAGTATGGCACTTTACCTAAACTGTTCTTGTACAAATGTTCTACACCATCATCTATGCAAGAGCATTGGCTGGTGACTTGCTGTCGACCCTTTCTCTCATTATCTGTTAGCCAGTGCATGAGAGTGCCAAGAAGTGACAAGCTCTTGCTTTTCATTTCCTCTCATCCACTCTAGGTCGATGGTAGAGAGGAAAACAACCCTTTTGTTCAATGGCTTTTCTCTGGTAGACACAAACCAAGAGATTATGTtgtcaagaactgcagatgtgaaaCGATATGCTGGTACAGACATCAAAAGTACTGAGGGCTATTTTTATAAAGTGTTCTTGGAAATTAACTATTCCTTATTGTTTATATGGTGATTGAGACCGTATGTTAAAACATAAACTTTATTTCTATTATGAAACTTTTGATTTGGTCATGTTTGGCAAGTTTTCCCATCAAGGCTTACAGAATTTACATTATGTTATTGTGAATGAGAAAATTCTTGAATCCAGGGccatttagtttagacatacagcgtggaaacaggcccttcggcccactgagaccgcgctgaccaatgatcacccatacactagttctatcatacacacaaaaagacaatttgcagaagctgattagcccgcatgtctttggaatgtgggaggaacccggagcaccctgagaaaacccatgcggtcacagggagaacatacaaactctgtacagacagcacccatagtcaggattgaactcttgcactgtaaggcaacaagtctACCACTGTGACACTGCTTCCTCAAGCTTTGACCATGCTTTGGAAACTCAAACAAAATACTCCCATGAGTATCACTATTTACCAGCAATCACTGTTTCAAGCTGATGTTTCACATTTTTTTCCCTTATTAAAAGATTTATTTTACAATAAGAAAAATATTTCTTAGAACCGATTACTGTTGTCTGTTGCTTTAGAAACATTTCAGATTCAAAGGTAAATAATAAAGATAGCTTGTGACATTGCTGGATTCAGTGAACAAAAAGTTTATCTTTCGAAGCATTCTGTGACACCATGAGATCACTAGGCATAcgcattttaaaaacaaaatgaaatttgAAATCTCTAACCTGCATACTTGCCTTCACACTACACTCAGTAAAGTAATGGTATTGACggcttgcattttttttaatagattagGCATTTTGCGTGACAAGCTTTCCCTTCAAGGCTTGAAGAATATACATTATATTATCGTGAATGAGAAAACACTTGAATCCAGGGCCATGTATTGGAAACTCAAACTGAAAACTCCCAAGAATATCACTGTTTATCAGCAATCAGCGTTTCAACCTGATGTTTGGCGCATCCTGAGGGGGAACAAGGATGACTTCCTCATCTATGATAGGTTCGTATTTTTAGTTGTAGCACTGAATCGAACATTGTTGTTAAGCAGGTTCATTGATCTCTTCAAATATTTGTGTATACTAGTTAAGTATTGGTAAGACCACTGGGAAAGTTGCAATACCTATGTTGTACTTTTGTATGATAAAGAAATTAAGAGCAATCTTTTGCTTTACCAATTGGGGAATGGCCCTTTGGTTCCTTGCCAAGTAACCATGTAGAGTCCAGTTTGCCATTATCACCAAACCAGATCTGCTGCTCCTTGACGTGCATGCAACCATCAGCAatagtaagacacaaaatgctggagcaattcagcaggtcaggccacatccctggagaacgtcgATGGGTGACATCTCGAGCCGTGCCCCTAGCCAAAACGAcacatatccttgttctccagggttgctgcctgatccactgagtcactccagtactagGTGTCttgttattgtaaaccagcatctacagttccttgttttataTAATCAACAAAACTAATCTTGCTTGATATGTTATATTTTTGTCCCTTTTTTTATTCGGGTGAGGCAGACGAGATTTGTAAATTATGTTGGCCAGGAAATAAGTTTAGAATTTTTTTGGTCTGGGTGGCACAAAATCAAGATGGCCCTTTTTGCCACCATGATACTAGCTATTATTTTACAAACTGAATGGTTGTTGAGGTCTCGTGTTTACCTTGTAAATCAGTTTCAACTCATAATGTTATCTGAATGGTTtcctttacagatgctgcccaacgagctgagttccatcagcagtttgtttttttactcCAATTGTATTGTAATTTAAATTTGGAAGTGGGATTGCTTGCTTTGTAATTTGCCTGGTTAATTCAATGTTTGTGAATTTTTCTTTTTTATCTTTCCCCTAGATGTGGCAAATTGACCTTTCATATCACATCTCCATACAGCTACCTTAACTTTCGCTATGTTGAAGCGGCAATCATGGCTACATATAACACAGATTACTGTGGGAACTGCATGGGCAGCAGTACCACTCTGGAGGTAATTGTTAGCATTAATCATGTCTCGGAAAGATTGCACTGATGgctggtaagggggggggggggggggtcacaataGTTTAAAAAGTGTTTGTGGCATCTTTATTCCTGAAAATGTCATAGAACAATGCATCAGTAAATTAACTActagactgatttttttttcaaaggaGACTGAAGCCATCCTTTTCTTTTCTTGTAACCTCACCGTCATCTATAGAGTAAATTATATTCATTCTAATACCACAGGTTTGAAAAGCATGACTTTTGAAACTCAATTTTGTTATTGCAACAGGCGACCAGCTACATCTCAACTGGACCCAACTGGGAATATTCTCAACATCATTCCAGGAGCTTGAAATAAAGATATTTTAAGATTGGAGAATAATGGAAAAAGTTTCCTTCACAAATAAGAGCCAAATGTCAATATTGATCCctatgctgcaagtaagaattccttTCTttcgttttgggacatatgacaataaaatactcataTTGATGTAAGGATGCTAGTTTGACATTTGCTATCTTGAGGTAATATTGTTTTTATTTGAGGATGAATATATATAATATCACATCTTTTTAATCCCATTCATTCTGATAATCTGCACATGACTGCAGTCTAATCTGGCATTAATGATGAGTATTGATAGTGAAATCATGATGAAAGTAAATTACTACCCCAGTTAACTAACGGGGGAACTTTTGTGGCCCCTTTAATCCACCCCACTGCCCCCCCACCTCATTGATCCAAAGCATGTATCAATCCAGCTGTTCTTATGAATATAGGAAAACAAGTGATCTAGTCACCATGATCTCACCTGAATCCTGTGTTCTTTTGCATCTCCTACATGGAGATATATGTGGGGTACCAAGAATAAGCTAAATTGGGACATTCCTTGTTATCCACAAAGATAGTAGAATGTTTATTGTGGGaagggaagatgaggaggaatgttggaTTATTACCTTCACAGAGATGCTCTAtgttaaatattaatattttgaTTTGGCTTTTGATGTATTATTCAGTAGAACCTATTTCTATGGTGTTCTTGTGCTCAATGATGTCTAAGGTTCAAGCTAGGTACTAGTAGCTATAGACTGACCACTGCACAGAAAACTTAAAGGAAAAGTTTTTAACTGATTTGTACAGATTGTCACCACCA
It includes:
- the LOC129700847 gene encoding selenoprotein Pb-like; this translates as MGLQRSLLIILVGAAITLAAANNDTRICQVAPHWEIGNQSPMEQLSGQLVVVALLKASUQFCLTQAAKLGILRDKLSLQGLKNIHYIIVNEKTLESRAMYWKLKLKTPKNITVYQQSAFQPDVWRILRGNKDDFLIYDRCGKLTFHITSPYSYLNFRYVEAAIMATYNTDYCGNCMGSSTTLEATSYISTGPNWEYSQHHSRSLK